A genomic region of Mitsuaria sp. 7 contains the following coding sequences:
- the ispG gene encoding flavodoxin-dependent (E)-4-hydroxy-3-methylbut-2-enyl-diphosphate synthase yields MDKPATPDFAQAVDLSDLIAAAAPSARRSRQAQVRWGSRVVTVGGDAPVRVQSMTNTDTVDVIETAIQVKELAQAGSEMVRITVNNAEAADAVPHIREQLDRMGIDVPLVGDFHYNGHRLLTEHPAMAQALSKYRINPGNVGKGDKKDRQFAQMIEAAMQYDKVVRIGVNWGSLDQELLAQMMDDNAKRADPWDGKQVMYQALIQSALSSASYARELGMNPDNIIISCKVSGVQDLISVYRALSRRCDYALHLGLTEAGMGTKGTVASAAALAVLLQEGIGDTIRVSLTPQPGESRTQEVVVALEILQSLGLRAFNPSVTACPGCGRTTSTTFQELAKQIDDFLRAQMPVWREKYPGVETMKVAVMGCIVNGPGESKHADIGISLPGNGEAPAAPVFIDGEKALTLRGDNIAGEFHALVETYIEKRFGASTTTA; encoded by the coding sequence ATGGACAAGCCAGCCACTCCCGATTTCGCCCAAGCCGTCGACCTTTCCGATCTGATCGCCGCCGCCGCGCCGTCCGCGCGCCGCTCGCGCCAGGCGCAGGTGCGCTGGGGCAGCCGCGTGGTGACGGTCGGCGGCGACGCGCCGGTGCGCGTGCAGTCGATGACCAACACCGACACCGTCGACGTCATCGAGACGGCGATCCAGGTCAAGGAGCTGGCGCAGGCCGGCTCCGAAATGGTCCGCATCACCGTCAACAACGCCGAGGCCGCCGACGCCGTCCCGCACATCCGCGAGCAGCTCGACCGCATGGGCATCGACGTGCCGCTGGTCGGCGACTTCCACTACAACGGCCACCGGCTGCTGACCGAGCACCCGGCCATGGCGCAGGCGCTGTCGAAGTACCGGATCAACCCGGGCAACGTCGGCAAGGGCGACAAGAAGGACCGCCAGTTCGCCCAGATGATCGAGGCCGCGATGCAGTACGACAAGGTCGTGCGCATCGGCGTCAACTGGGGCAGCCTGGACCAGGAACTGCTCGCCCAGATGATGGACGACAACGCGAAGCGCGCCGATCCCTGGGACGGCAAGCAGGTCATGTACCAGGCGCTGATCCAGTCGGCGCTGTCGTCGGCGTCGTACGCCCGCGAGTTGGGCATGAACCCCGACAACATCATCATCAGCTGCAAGGTCAGCGGCGTGCAGGACCTGATCTCGGTCTACCGCGCGCTGAGCAGGCGCTGCGACTACGCGCTGCACCTGGGCCTGACCGAGGCCGGCATGGGCACCAAGGGCACGGTGGCCTCGGCCGCGGCGCTGGCGGTGTTGCTGCAGGAAGGCATCGGCGACACCATCCGCGTCTCGCTGACGCCGCAACCCGGCGAGTCGCGCACGCAGGAAGTGGTGGTCGCGCTGGAGATCCTGCAGTCGCTGGGTCTGCGCGCGTTCAACCCGAGCGTCACCGCCTGCCCCGGCTGCGGTCGCACCACCAGCACGACCTTCCAGGAACTGGCCAAGCAGATCGACGACTTCCTGCGCGCGCAGATGCCGGTCTGGCGCGAGAAGTACCCCGGCGTCGAGACCATGAAGGTCGCGGTGATGGGCTGCATCGTCAACGGCCCCGGCGAGAGCAAGCATGCCGACATCGGCATCAGCCTGCCGGGCAACGGCGAGGCGCCGGCGGCGCCCGTCTTCATCGACGGCGAGAAGGCGCTGACCCTGCGCGGCGACAACATCGCCGGCGAGTTCCACGCCCTGGTCGAGACCTACATTGAAAAGCGCTTCGGCGCGAGCACCACCACCGCATGA
- the hflK gene encoding FtsH protease activity modulator HflK gives MNQDDRMSVAGGGRDPRGGAGSLRRRFGLWMSNGRNEGPPDLDELWRDFNRKLSRLFGGRGGNDGNGPTGGGGNPQPDMRGAGIGAGLVVGVVLLGWLASGVFIVQEGQQGVVTSFGKYSRTVDAGIQYRFPYPFQAHEVVSVTQLRSVEIGRNTVGQATGLRDSSMLTQDENIIDVRFTVQFRLKDSRDYLFENVNTDEAVTLASESAVREIVGRNEANAVLYEKRDQIANELQTSIQQQLDRLKTGIQISAVNLNSVQPPEQVQAAFEDAFRANADRERLKNEGEAYANDVIPRAQGQAARLREDAEAYRAKVVSYAEGDAQRFKSVLAEYQKAPAVTRDRLYIDAMQQVYSRVTKVMVDAKGGGSNLLYLPLDKLMQQQQTGTVTTTVPTPVAPTDSSTASPSLSTDPRSRDSMRSRDRDGR, from the coding sequence ATGAATCAAGACGATCGCATGTCCGTCGCCGGTGGCGGACGTGACCCGCGGGGTGGAGCCGGCAGCCTGCGCCGCCGGTTCGGGCTCTGGATGAGCAACGGCCGCAATGAAGGCCCGCCTGACCTCGACGAGCTGTGGCGCGACTTCAACCGCAAGCTTTCTCGCCTGTTCGGCGGCCGCGGCGGCAATGACGGCAACGGCCCCACGGGCGGCGGCGGCAATCCCCAGCCCGACATGCGCGGCGCCGGCATCGGTGCCGGCCTCGTGGTCGGCGTGGTGCTGCTCGGCTGGCTGGCCAGCGGCGTGTTCATCGTGCAGGAAGGCCAGCAGGGCGTGGTCACCTCGTTCGGCAAGTACAGCCGCACGGTGGACGCCGGCATCCAGTACCGCTTCCCGTACCCGTTCCAGGCGCACGAGGTCGTGTCGGTCACGCAGCTGCGCTCGGTCGAGATCGGTCGCAACACGGTCGGTCAGGCCACGGGCCTGCGCGACTCGTCGATGCTGACGCAGGACGAGAACATCATCGACGTGCGCTTCACCGTGCAGTTCCGGTTGAAGGACTCGCGCGACTATCTGTTTGAGAACGTCAACACCGACGAGGCCGTCACGCTGGCGTCGGAGTCGGCGGTGCGCGAGATCGTCGGCCGCAACGAGGCCAACGCGGTCCTCTACGAGAAGCGCGACCAGATCGCCAACGAACTGCAGACGTCGATCCAGCAGCAGCTGGACCGGCTGAAGACGGGGATCCAGATCTCCGCCGTCAACCTGAACAGCGTGCAGCCGCCGGAACAGGTGCAGGCCGCCTTCGAGGACGCCTTCCGCGCGAACGCGGACCGCGAGCGCCTGAAGAACGAGGGCGAGGCCTACGCCAACGACGTGATCCCGCGCGCCCAGGGCCAGGCAGCCCGTCTGCGCGAGGATGCCGAGGCCTACCGCGCCAAGGTCGTGTCGTACGCCGAGGGTGATGCCCAGCGCTTCAAGTCCGTGCTGGCCGAATACCAGAAGGCCCCGGCCGTGACGCGCGACCGCCTCTACATCGATGCGATGCAGCAGGTCTATTCGCGGGTCACCAAGGTGATGGTCGACGCCAAGGGCGGCGGTTCCAACCTGCTGTACCTGCCGCTGGACAAGCTGATGCAGCAACAGCAGACGGGCACCGTCACGACCACCGTGCCGACCCCGGTCGCACCGACCGATTCATCGACGGCCAGCCCTTCGCTGAGCACCGATCCGCGCTCGCGCGACAGCATGCGCAGCCGCGACCGCGACGGCCGTTGA
- the hflX gene encoding GTPase HflX has protein sequence MTTQDPTHSTPPPEAARAILVGVDLGRGEAFDPTLDELALLAESAGDTPVARVVARRKAPDAALFIGSGKADEIKLMVEALGAHTVLFDQAISPAQQRNLERHIGVPVADRTALILEIFAARAQSFEGKLQVELARLQYLSTRLVRRWSHLERQSGGIGMRGGPGERQIELDRRMIDDRIKSIKERLKKVQKQRATQRRARARNGVFRVSLVGYTNAGKSTLFNALTKAKAYAANQLFATLDTTTRSLYLEEAGTSVSLSDTVGFIRDLPHKLVEAFKATLQEAADADLLLHVVDAASPVLTEQMEEVERVLAEIGAQHIPQILVYNKLDLLEDNQRPRQLQDWLTRVGGEHGGQRLPRIFVSAVKGEGLDELRAMIASLMQAAPVPEYGGMTDAEGDAGDESVHGSEEADGVDVDDVDLNPQDLPQDPSDPQEHPQGRTG, from the coding sequence TTGACCACACAAGACCCCACCCATTCGACGCCGCCCCCCGAGGCGGCGCGCGCCATTCTGGTGGGGGTCGATCTGGGCCGCGGCGAGGCCTTCGACCCCACCCTCGACGAACTCGCACTGCTGGCCGAGTCGGCCGGTGACACCCCGGTCGCCCGGGTCGTCGCCCGACGCAAGGCGCCCGACGCGGCACTGTTCATCGGTTCCGGCAAGGCCGACGAGATCAAGCTGATGGTGGAGGCGCTCGGCGCCCACACCGTGCTGTTCGACCAGGCCATCTCCCCCGCCCAGCAACGCAACCTGGAACGCCACATCGGCGTGCCCGTGGCCGACCGCACCGCGCTCATCCTGGAGATCTTCGCGGCCCGCGCGCAGAGCTTCGAGGGCAAGCTGCAGGTGGAACTCGCGCGGCTGCAGTACCTCTCCACGCGCCTGGTGCGCCGCTGGAGCCATCTGGAACGTCAGAGCGGCGGCATCGGCATGCGCGGCGGCCCGGGCGAGCGCCAGATCGAGCTGGACCGCCGCATGATCGACGACCGCATCAAGTCGATCAAGGAACGGCTCAAGAAGGTCCAGAAGCAGCGCGCCACGCAACGCCGCGCCCGCGCGCGCAACGGGGTGTTCCGCGTCTCGCTGGTGGGCTACACCAACGCCGGCAAGAGCACGCTGTTCAATGCGTTGACGAAGGCGAAGGCCTACGCGGCGAACCAGCTGTTCGCGACGCTCGATACGACGACCCGCTCGCTGTACCTCGAGGAGGCGGGCACCAGCGTGTCGCTGTCCGACACCGTCGGCTTCATCCGCGATCTGCCCCACAAGCTGGTCGAGGCGTTCAAGGCCACGCTGCAGGAGGCGGCCGACGCCGACCTGCTGCTGCACGTGGTCGACGCCGCCAGCCCGGTGCTGACCGAGCAGATGGAGGAGGTCGAGCGGGTGCTCGCCGAGATCGGCGCGCAGCACATCCCGCAGATCCTCGTCTACAACAAGCTCGACCTGCTGGAAGACAACCAGCGTCCGCGCCAGTTGCAGGACTGGCTGACGCGTGTCGGCGGCGAGCACGGCGGACAGCGTCTGCCGCGGATCTTCGTCAGCGCGGTCAAGGGCGAGGGCCTGGACGAACTGCGCGCGATGATCGCGTCGCTGATGCAGGCCGCGCCGGTGCCCGAATACGGTGGCATGACGGATGCCGAGGGCGATGCCGGCGATGAGTCCGTCCATGGGTCCGAGGAGGCGGACGGTGTCGATGTCGACGATGTCGACTTGAACCCGCAAGACCTGCCCCAAGATCCGTCGGACCCGCAGGAACATCCGCAGGGACGCACAGGCTGA
- the bamB gene encoding outer membrane protein assembly factor BamB — MNAGLTLGRLARALLLGGVAATLGACSLFSSSTAPKPAALENITPSLQARVAWEARVDSVKFPLTITAVNDRFIVGGSDGVISAISANDGTTLWRADIGKGLTAGVGSDGRFAAAVTRDNELVVTEGDKILWRKTMTTPVVTSPFVAGERVFVLTLDRAVLAFDAVDGRRLWELRRPGEPLTLQQAGVIGAYQNTLLVGQGSRLAGIDPTRGLLMWEATIANPRGTNEVERLADLVGPLARDNDIFCARAFQSAVACVNGERGNTVWTRNNAGLRGVGADSTIVVGGDASDRLTAWGTRTGDVVWTADQFQNRKLSAPVVTDKSVIVGDSEGYVHFLSKDKGLTVQRLQTDSSGIAAAPVQLGGTVLIATRSGRLFALRQD; from the coding sequence GTGAACGCCGGCCTGACCCTCGGTCGGCTGGCCCGAGCGCTGCTGCTGGGCGGCGTCGCCGCGACGCTGGGCGCCTGCTCGCTGTTCAGCAGCTCCACCGCGCCCAAGCCGGCCGCGCTGGAGAACATCACGCCGTCCCTGCAGGCCCGCGTGGCCTGGGAAGCGCGTGTGGACAGCGTCAAGTTCCCGCTCACGATCACGGCGGTCAACGACCGCTTCATCGTCGGCGGCTCGGACGGCGTCATCAGCGCCATCTCCGCGAATGACGGCACCACGCTGTGGCGCGCCGATATCGGCAAGGGTCTGACGGCGGGTGTCGGCAGCGATGGCCGTTTCGCCGCGGCGGTGACGCGCGACAACGAGCTGGTCGTGACCGAAGGCGACAAGATCCTGTGGCGCAAGACGATGACGACCCCGGTCGTGACCTCGCCGTTCGTCGCGGGTGAACGCGTGTTCGTGCTGACGCTGGATCGCGCGGTGCTGGCCTTCGATGCGGTCGACGGTCGCCGTCTGTGGGAGCTGCGCCGTCCGGGCGAGCCGCTGACGCTGCAGCAGGCCGGCGTGATCGGCGCCTACCAGAACACGCTGCTGGTGGGGCAGGGCTCGCGCCTGGCGGGCATCGATCCCACCCGCGGCCTGCTGATGTGGGAAGCGACCATCGCCAACCCGCGCGGCACCAACGAGGTCGAGCGCTTGGCCGACCTGGTCGGTCCGCTGGCCCGCGACAACGACATCTTCTGCGCCCGCGCCTTCCAGTCGGCGGTCGCCTGCGTCAATGGTGAGCGTGGCAACACGGTCTGGACCCGCAACAACGCCGGCCTGCGCGGCGTCGGTGCCGACTCGACGATCGTCGTCGGCGGCGATGCCTCCGACCGGCTGACCGCCTGGGGCACGCGCACCGGCGACGTCGTCTGGACCGCCGACCAGTTCCAGAACCGCAAGCTCAGCGCGCCGGTGGTGACCGACAAGTCGGTCATCGTCGGCGACAGCGAGGGCTACGTGCATTTCCTGTCCAAGGACAAGGGTCTGACCGTGCAGCGCCTGCAGACCGACAGCTCCGGCATCGCCGCGGCGCCGGTGCAGCTCGGCGGCACGGTGCTGATCGCCACTCGCAGCGGACGCCTGTTCGCGCTGCGCCAAGACTGA
- the pilW gene encoding type IV pilus biogenesis/stability protein PilW, with translation MTLSSPGFLLPRRSARTLSVVLLIAAALAGCAGGGQQQQQPRTESDKTDNDRRAQVRLELASGYFARGQYETALDEVKLAMSAKPDLPEAINLRNLIYAAMGEFGLAEDGFKQLIARDRNNADTLHNYGWFLCQRQRYAEAYQQFDAAVAIPTYRTPSRTLLAWGACEAREGRLIPAQAHLTKAFEAEPGNPTIALNLGEVLYRQGEYERARFYVRRVNSNVEQANAASLWLELRIERRLGNTSNLDDLGQQMRRKYPQAAETQALNNGRFDE, from the coding sequence ATGACCCTTTCGTCGCCCGGCTTCCTTCTTCCGCGTCGTTCCGCCCGGACCCTGTCCGTCGTGCTGCTGATCGCCGCGGCCCTGGCCGGGTGCGCGGGTGGCGGGCAGCAGCAACAGCAGCCGCGCACGGAGAGCGACAAGACCGACAACGACCGCCGCGCGCAGGTGCGGCTCGAACTCGCCAGCGGCTACTTCGCCCGCGGCCAGTACGAGACGGCGCTGGACGAGGTCAAGCTCGCGATGTCCGCCAAGCCGGACCTGCCCGAAGCGATCAATCTGCGCAACCTGATCTACGCCGCGATGGGCGAGTTCGGGCTGGCCGAGGACGGCTTCAAGCAACTGATCGCCCGCGACCGCAACAACGCCGACACGCTGCACAACTACGGCTGGTTCCTGTGCCAGCGCCAGCGCTACGCCGAGGCCTACCAGCAGTTCGACGCGGCCGTGGCGATCCCCACCTACCGCACGCCGTCGCGCACGCTGCTCGCCTGGGGCGCCTGCGAAGCGCGCGAAGGCCGGCTGATTCCGGCGCAGGCCCACCTGACCAAGGCCTTCGAGGCTGAGCCGGGCAATCCGACGATCGCGCTGAACCTGGGCGAGGTGCTGTACCGCCAGGGGGAGTATGAGCGGGCCCGCTTCTACGTGCGCCGCGTCAACAGCAACGTGGAACAGGCGAATGCCGCCAGCCTCTGGCTGGAGCTGCGCATCGAGCGCCGCCTGGGGAACACCTCCAACCTGGACGATCTCGGCCAGCAGATGCGGCGCAAGTATCCGCAGGCGGCCGAGACACAAGCATTGAACAACGGTCGATTCGATGAATGA
- a CDS encoding tetratricopeptide repeat protein: MAAHLDLEEQEQLEQLKAFWKRWGNPITWLLTLALVAYAGWTGWNYWQRTEAAKAAAMYGELQRAAQAADLGKSVAVFGNLKQDYAGTGYAAQAALVTAKLQLDKEKPDDARATLTWAAANAKGDAYRDLARLRLAALQMDAKQLDEAGKTLDAVKSADFAALVADRRGDLALLQNKPDVAKTEFKKAYDGLDKQLDYRRLLEVKLASLGVAVGGDEPAAGAPQ; encoded by the coding sequence ATGGCGGCTCATCTCGATCTCGAAGAACAGGAACAGTTGGAGCAGCTCAAGGCGTTCTGGAAGCGCTGGGGCAATCCGATCACCTGGCTGCTGACGCTGGCGCTGGTCGCCTACGCCGGCTGGACCGGCTGGAACTACTGGCAGCGCACCGAGGCCGCCAAGGCCGCCGCGATGTACGGTGAGCTGCAACGTGCGGCGCAGGCTGCCGATCTGGGCAAGAGCGTCGCCGTGTTCGGCAACCTCAAGCAGGACTACGCCGGCACCGGCTACGCCGCGCAGGCCGCGCTGGTGACCGCCAAGCTGCAGCTGGACAAGGAAAAGCCCGACGACGCGCGTGCCACGCTGACCTGGGCCGCCGCCAATGCGAAGGGCGATGCCTACCGCGATCTGGCCCGCCTGCGCCTGGCTGCGCTGCAGATGGACGCCAAGCAGCTCGACGAAGCCGGCAAGACGCTGGACGCCGTCAAGAGCGCGGACTTCGCGGCGCTGGTGGCCGATCGGCGCGGCGATCTGGCGCTGCTGCAGAACAAGCCCGACGTCGCCAAGACCGAATTCAAGAAGGCCTACGACGGCCTGGACAAGCAGCTCGACTATCGCCGCCTGCTCGAAGTGAAGCTGGCCAGCCTGGGCGTGGCTGTCGGCGGCGACGAGCCCGCCGCGGGAGCTCCCCAGTGA
- the hfq gene encoding RNA chaperone Hfq: MSNKGQLLQDPFLNLLRKEHVPVSIYLVNGIKLQGHIESFDQYVVLLRNTVTQMVYKHAISTVVPGRAVNFHTGESNDAS, from the coding sequence GTGAGCAACAAAGGACAACTCTTGCAAGACCCTTTCCTGAACCTGCTGCGCAAGGAGCATGTTCCTGTGAGCATCTACCTCGTGAACGGCATCAAGCTGCAAGGCCATATCGAGTCCTTTGACCAGTACGTGGTGCTGCTGCGCAATACGGTGACGCAGATGGTCTACAAGCACGCCATCTCGACGGTGGTTCCGGGCCGTGCGGTGAACTTCCACACCGGCGAGAGCAACGACGCCAGCTGA
- a CDS encoding RodZ domain-containing protein: MTPTATDEASLAADFAASMSAPSSAGAVLRRAREARGLHIAALAATLKVPQSKLEALEADRYQDLPDATFARALARSVCRVMKLDAAQVLILLPSSGAEASLDRVTPGLNQPFRARSVSQDPALSTALLKRPAVLGVGVLLIAAVAVYVVPSSWIDQVTQRFRQTDSAATAPGPGSVVETPPAATEIPSTTGDAPVVGAAETTPSGQVSAGTSTLPPQGSGATTAATAPTIAAPTTTTPTITTPTTTAPAPAVAAQTPPVSPTGAASATTGQPVQAGAPAPGTSPLKVRAHAEAWVEVVDAKGQVLLSRLLRPGDLVDVNGVAPLKLRVGNVSGTELVFRGQAVDLAARSRDNVARLELN; the protein is encoded by the coding sequence ATGACTCCGACGGCCACCGACGAGGCGTCGCTCGCAGCCGATTTCGCTGCCTCCATGTCCGCGCCCAGCTCGGCCGGCGCCGTGCTGCGCCGGGCGCGCGAGGCCAGGGGCCTGCATATCGCCGCGCTGGCCGCGACGCTGAAGGTGCCGCAGTCGAAGCTGGAGGCCCTGGAGGCCGACCGCTACCAGGACCTCCCCGACGCGACCTTTGCCCGGGCGCTGGCGCGCTCGGTGTGTCGCGTCATGAAGCTCGATGCCGCGCAGGTGTTGATCCTGCTGCCGAGCAGCGGTGCCGAAGCCTCGCTGGACCGCGTGACGCCCGGCCTGAACCAGCCGTTCCGTGCCCGCTCGGTGAGCCAGGATCCGGCGCTGTCGACGGCCTTGCTCAAGCGCCCGGCGGTGCTGGGTGTCGGTGTGCTGCTGATCGCCGCGGTGGCGGTGTACGTCGTCCCGTCGAGCTGGATCGATCAGGTCACGCAGCGTTTCCGTCAGACCGATTCCGCCGCCACGGCACCCGGACCGGGGAGTGTGGTCGAGACGCCGCCAGCCGCGACGGAGATCCCGTCGACCACGGGAGATGCGCCCGTAGTGGGCGCCGCCGAGACCACACCGTCGGGCCAGGTGTCCGCCGGGACGTCGACGCTGCCGCCGCAGGGCTCCGGCGCGACCACCGCCGCAACGGCACCGACCATTGCGGCGCCGACCACAACCACACCGACCATCACGACACCGACGACCACGGCGCCTGCGCCGGCCGTCGCTGCCCAGACCCCGCCCGTGTCGCCGACTGGCGCGGCATCCGCGACCACCGGCCAACCGGTTCAAGCCGGCGCGCCGGCACCCGGCACGTCGCCCCTGAAGGTCCGGGCCCACGCCGAGGCCTGGGTCGAGGTCGTCGACGCCAAGGGTCAGGTGTTGCTGTCGAGACTGCTGCGTCCCGGTGACCTCGTCGACGTCAACGGCGTCGCCCCGCTGAAGCTGCGCGTGGGCAATGTGTCCGGCACGGAACTGGTGTTCCGCGGCCAGGCCGTGGACCTCGCCGCCCGGTCGCGCGACAACGTCGCGCGCCTCGAACTGAACTGA
- the der gene encoding ribosome biogenesis GTPase Der: MKPVIALVGRPNVGKSTLFNRMTKSRDAIVADFAGLTRDRHYGDGRLGDREFIVIDTGGFEPDSTTGIVKEMAKQTRQAVAEADAVIFVLDVRTGLAGQDMDIGRYLRQCNKRVFVAVNKAEGMSDSPLLAEFHELGMGEPHPVSAAHGQGIRSLLEAVLDSFEAPVEDEEPAEGAGPDDERAIRLAVAGRPNVGKSTLINTWLGEERLVAFDMPGTTRDAISVDFEHNGQKFKLIDTAGLRRKGKVFEAIEKFSVVKTLQAIADANVVLLLIDATQGVTDQDAHIAGYALDSGRAVVIAINKWDAIDSYQRETIERQIQTRLGFLRFAPILKISALKRQGLGPLWKALADAYSSAYRKMTTPVLTRLIMEAVQHQQPQRAGVSRPKLRYAHQGGMNPPIVVIHGNALEGVSDVYKRYLEGRIRDHYKLVGTPMKIELRSSKNPFADT; this comes from the coding sequence ATGAAACCTGTGATCGCCCTGGTGGGCCGCCCCAACGTGGGCAAGTCCACGCTGTTCAACCGGATGACGAAGAGCCGCGACGCCATCGTCGCGGACTTCGCCGGCCTCACGCGCGACCGCCATTACGGCGACGGTCGCCTGGGCGATCGCGAGTTCATCGTCATCGACACCGGCGGCTTCGAGCCGGACAGCACCACCGGCATCGTCAAGGAGATGGCCAAGCAGACCCGCCAGGCCGTGGCCGAAGCGGATGCCGTCATCTTCGTGCTGGACGTGCGCACCGGCCTGGCTGGGCAGGACATGGACATCGGCCGCTACCTGCGCCAATGCAACAAGCGCGTCTTCGTCGCCGTCAACAAGGCCGAAGGCATGAGCGACAGCCCGCTGCTGGCCGAGTTCCATGAACTCGGCATGGGCGAGCCGCATCCGGTCTCCGCGGCGCACGGGCAGGGCATCCGCTCGCTGCTCGAGGCGGTGCTGGACAGCTTCGAGGCGCCGGTCGAGGACGAGGAGCCCGCGGAGGGTGCCGGTCCCGACGATGAGCGTGCGATCCGCCTGGCGGTCGCCGGCCGTCCCAACGTCGGCAAGAGCACGCTGATCAACACCTGGCTCGGCGAGGAGCGGCTGGTCGCCTTCGACATGCCCGGCACGACGCGCGACGCGATCAGCGTCGACTTCGAGCACAACGGTCAGAAGTTCAAGCTCATCGACACCGCCGGCCTGCGCCGCAAGGGCAAGGTCTTCGAGGCGATCGAGAAGTTCTCGGTCGTGAAGACCCTGCAGGCGATCGCCGACGCCAACGTCGTGCTGCTGCTGATCGACGCGACGCAAGGCGTCACCGACCAGGACGCGCACATCGCCGGCTACGCGCTGGACAGCGGCCGCGCGGTGGTCATCGCGATCAACAAGTGGGACGCGATCGACAGCTACCAGCGCGAGACCATCGAGCGCCAGATCCAGACGCGGCTGGGCTTCCTGCGCTTCGCACCGATCCTCAAGATCTCCGCGCTGAAGCGGCAGGGCCTGGGCCCGCTGTGGAAGGCGCTGGCGGACGCCTATTCATCGGCCTATCGCAAGATGACGACGCCGGTGCTGACCCGCCTGATCATGGAAGCGGTCCAGCATCAGCAGCCGCAGCGCGCGGGCGTCTCGCGTCCCAAGCTGCGCTACGCGCACCAGGGCGGCATGAACCCGCCGATCGTCGTCATCCACGGCAATGCGCTCGAAGGCGTCAGCGACGTCTACAAGCGTTATCTGGAAGGACGCATCCGCGACCACTACAAGCTGGTGGGCACGCCGATGAAGATCGAGCTGCGTTCCTCGAAGAATCCGTTCGCCGACACCTGA
- the hisS gene encoding histidine--tRNA ligase, whose amino-acid sequence MSKNLQAVKGMNDILPASVDRKDKLPSSQLWSWFETTLRDVLQRYGYQYMLTPVVEPTALFVRGLGEVTDIVEKEMYSFTDSMNGDKLTLRPEATAGIVRAMVEHNALYNGPLRLWTMGPMFRHEKPQKGRYRQFNQLDVEALGFAGPDVDAEIILMVRRLWQQLGLVVGEHVRLELNSLGQPEERAAHRAALITHFEAHADKLDEDGKRRLHTNPLRILDTKNPAMQAVVEAAPHLMDFLGEESLAHFNAVRAILDAAGVEYRINTRLVRGMDYYNLTVFEWVTDQLGSQGTVCGGGRYDGLFEQLGGKPTPAVGFGLGIERLLLLIDELGLPVPSSAPDVYAILPDAAVLPQAIPVLEVLRAEGVAVQMHAGGGSFKSQFKKADASGARFALVFGPDELARGEVAVKPLRGEGEQVTRPLNTVAAWAADLRTA is encoded by the coding sequence ATGAGCAAGAACCTCCAGGCCGTCAAGGGGATGAACGACATCCTCCCGGCCAGTGTCGACCGCAAGGACAAGCTGCCGAGCAGCCAGCTGTGGAGCTGGTTCGAGACCACGCTGCGCGACGTGCTGCAGCGCTACGGCTACCAGTACATGCTGACCCCGGTCGTCGAGCCGACCGCGCTGTTCGTGCGCGGCCTGGGCGAGGTCACCGACATCGTCGAGAAGGAGATGTACTCCTTCACCGACAGCATGAACGGCGACAAGCTGACGCTGCGCCCGGAAGCCACCGCCGGCATCGTCCGCGCGATGGTCGAGCACAACGCGCTCTACAACGGCCCGCTGCGTCTGTGGACGATGGGCCCGATGTTCCGCCACGAGAAGCCGCAGAAGGGCCGCTACCGCCAGTTCAACCAGCTGGACGTCGAGGCGCTGGGCTTCGCCGGTCCGGACGTGGATGCCGAGATCATCCTGATGGTCCGGCGCCTGTGGCAGCAGCTGGGTCTGGTCGTCGGCGAGCATGTGCGCCTGGAGCTGAACTCGCTGGGCCAGCCGGAGGAGCGCGCCGCGCACCGCGCCGCGCTGATCACCCACTTCGAAGCCCACGCCGACAAGCTCGACGAGGACGGCAAGCGCCGCCTGCACACCAATCCGCTGCGCATCCTCGACACGAAGAATCCGGCCATGCAGGCCGTCGTCGAGGCGGCGCCGCACCTGATGGATTTCCTCGGCGAGGAAAGCCTGGCCCACTTCAATGCCGTGCGCGCGATCCTGGACGCCGCGGGCGTCGAGTACCGCATCAACACGCGCCTGGTGCGCGGCATGGACTACTACAACCTGACCGTCTTCGAATGGGTGACCGACCAGCTCGGCTCCCAGGGCACGGTCTGCGGCGGCGGTCGTTACGACGGACTGTTCGAACAGCTCGGCGGCAAGCCGACGCCGGCGGTGGGCTTCGGCCTCGGCATCGAGCGCCTGCTGCTGCTGATCGACGAACTGGGCCTGCCGGTGCCGTCGTCTGCCCCGGACGTGTACGCGATCCTGCCGGACGCGGCCGTGCTGCCGCAGGCGATCCCCGTGCTGGAAGTGCTGCGCGCCGAAGGCGTCGCGGTGCAGATGCATGCGGGCGGTGGCTCGTTCAAGTCGCAGTTCAAGAAGGCCGACGCGTCGGGCGCCCGCTTCGCGCTGGTGTTCGGTCCTGACGAACTCGCCCGCGGCGAAGTCGCCGTCAAGCCGCTGCGCGGCGAGGGCGAGCAAGTGACACGCCCGCTTAACACGGTCGCCGCATGGGCGGCCGACCTGCGCACCGCATAA